The Oscillatoria sp. FACHB-1407 genome contains a region encoding:
- a CDS encoding ribose-phosphate pyrophosphokinase translates to MIRSATLTLQPPLSPLSDNNRLRLFSGSANVPLAQEVARYLGMDLGPMVRKRFADGELYIQIQESIRGCDVYLMQPTCHPVNDNLMELLIMIDACRRASARQITAVIPYYGYARADRKTAGRESITAKLVANLITQAGASRVLAMDLHSAQIQGYFDIPFDHVYGSPVILDYLNSKGLEDIVVVSPDVGGVARARAFAKKLGDAPLAIIDKRRQAHNVAEVLNVIGDVKGKTAIMVDDMIDTAGTISEGARLLRQEGASQVYACATHAVFSPPAIERLSTGIFEEVIITNTIPVPENNRFDQLTVLSVANLLGETIWRIHEDSSVSSMFR, encoded by the coding sequence GTGATCCGTTCTGCCACTCTGACTCTTCAGCCTCCTCTTTCTCCTTTATCTGACAACAACCGTCTGAGGCTATTTTCTGGTTCAGCGAACGTGCCCCTCGCTCAAGAGGTAGCCCGCTACCTGGGCATGGATTTAGGACCGATGGTTCGTAAACGGTTCGCCGATGGAGAACTATACATCCAGATCCAGGAGTCCATCCGAGGCTGTGACGTTTATCTGATGCAACCAACCTGTCATCCGGTAAATGACAACCTGATGGAACTGTTGATTATGATTGATGCTTGTCGTCGAGCATCTGCCCGCCAAATTACAGCGGTCATTCCCTACTACGGCTACGCCAGAGCCGATCGCAAAACAGCAGGTCGTGAATCCATCACTGCCAAACTGGTCGCCAACTTGATCACCCAGGCTGGAGCCAGTCGAGTATTGGCAATGGATTTGCACTCTGCTCAGATTCAAGGCTATTTCGATATTCCCTTTGACCATGTGTACGGTTCTCCAGTGATTTTGGATTACCTCAACAGCAAGGGGTTAGAAGATATTGTGGTCGTCTCTCCTGACGTGGGAGGGGTTGCTCGTGCTAGAGCGTTTGCCAAAAAGCTAGGGGATGCACCCTTGGCAATCATTGACAAACGCCGACAAGCCCACAACGTGGCTGAAGTGTTAAATGTGATCGGGGATGTCAAAGGCAAAACAGCCATCATGGTTGATGACATGATCGACACCGCCGGAACCATTTCTGAAGGGGCGCGGTTATTGCGCCAAGAAGGGGCAAGCCAGGTCTATGCCTGCGCGACTCATGCTGTCTTTTCTCCACCTGCGATCGAACGACTGTCAACGGGGATCTTTGAAGAAGTAATCATCACCAATACGATCCCGGTTCCAGAAAACAATCGTTTTGACCAACTCACAGTGCTCTCTGTCGCGAATCTGCTGGGTGAAACCATCTGGCGTATTCACGAAGATAGCTCAGTGAGCAGCATGTTCCGCTAA
- the psb30 gene encoding photosystem II reaction center protein Ycf12/Psb30, with protein MDTLVSTLGSINWEAIAQLTLVAMIMLAGPAVIVVLAFRNGNL; from the coding sequence ATGGACACTCTAGTTAGCACCCTTGGTAGCATCAACTGGGAAGCGATCGCCCAGTTAACTCTGGTAGCGATGATCATGCTTGCTGGTCCTGCGGTGATCGTCGTCCTAGCATTTCGGAATGGCAACCTCTAG
- a CDS encoding YkgJ family cysteine cluster protein — MATWRCVKQCGACCHLDPRDRPDLEAYLAPDDLALYHSMVGIDGWCVNFDHDSRECRIYSDRPRFCRVEAETFQQMYDIEPEELNEFAIDCCRQQIEGVYGDRSLEMIRFDQAMLEG, encoded by the coding sequence ATGGCGACTTGGCGTTGTGTGAAACAGTGTGGGGCGTGTTGTCATCTTGATCCCCGCGATCGCCCCGATTTAGAAGCGTATCTTGCGCCCGATGACCTGGCACTTTATCACAGCATGGTCGGTATCGATGGCTGGTGCGTTAACTTTGACCATGATAGTCGCGAGTGTCGAATTTACAGCGATCGCCCCCGGTTTTGTCGAGTTGAGGCAGAGACATTTCAACAGATGTATGACATTGAGCCGGAAGAGCTAAACGAGTTTGCGATCGATTGTTGTCGGCAGCAGATCGAAGGGGTGTATGGCGATCGGAGTTTGGAGATGATTCGGTTTGATCAGGCGATGCTGGAGGGGTGA
- a CDS encoding SWIM zinc finger family protein, with protein sequence MVEVQPNREWWAQRWIDVLESFGWRRRLERARNYARQGNVLNIDFKGAKVSALVQGTAPEPYKVSLSLDPFPDEQWQYVIESMAERAIFSAKLLAGEMPQNIEEVFTANGLSLFPFTKFDIHSKCSCPDPANPCKHIGAVYYVLGDRFSEDPFVLFQLRGRTKEEIISALRQFRSTATSEATEATQGIASDGEIAEAHLASAAHPHPPINLDHFWDYDAQLEPSLVVIAPPPSSETVLDILGTIPFKEGSGNAAVTQIQLVMEHLKSVYGQVSQQAVLTAMNTGKTDF encoded by the coding sequence ATGGTTGAGGTTCAACCCAATCGTGAATGGTGGGCGCAACGCTGGATCGATGTTTTGGAATCATTTGGCTGGCGACGACGACTGGAGCGTGCTCGCAATTATGCTCGTCAGGGCAACGTGCTGAACATCGATTTTAAGGGAGCCAAAGTATCTGCGCTGGTGCAGGGAACGGCTCCAGAACCTTATAAAGTGTCGTTGTCGCTTGATCCATTCCCGGATGAGCAGTGGCAGTATGTGATCGAGTCAATGGCAGAACGGGCAATTTTCTCAGCCAAATTATTAGCTGGAGAGATGCCCCAAAACATTGAGGAAGTGTTTACTGCAAATGGGTTGAGCCTATTTCCGTTTACCAAGTTCGATATCCACAGCAAATGCTCCTGCCCTGACCCTGCAAATCCTTGCAAACACATCGGGGCGGTGTATTACGTCTTGGGCGATCGCTTCAGTGAAGATCCGTTTGTATTGTTTCAACTGCGGGGACGCACGAAAGAAGAGATTATTAGTGCGCTGCGTCAGTTTCGCAGTACGGCAACCAGCGAGGCAACCGAGGCAACGCAAGGCATTGCTTCCGATGGAGAAATTGCCGAGGCCCATCTTGCTTCTGCTGCCCATCCGCATCCGCCCATCAATCTTGACCATTTTTGGGATTATGATGCTCAACTGGAACCTTCTCTGGTGGTGATCGCTCCTCCACCGAGCAGTGAAACCGTGTTAGATATTCTAGGTACGATTCCTTTTAAGGAAGGATCGGGGAACGCGGCTGTAACTCAAATTCAGTTGGTGATGGAACACCTGAAATCAGTCTATGGTCAGGTAAGTCAGCAGGCAGTATTAACTGCTATGAATACGGGTAAAACAGACTTCTAG
- a CDS encoding extracellular solute-binding protein → MTFKRRSLLLGLGALALSSLLPSCRSQTSPSLSIQMLENSIPVQLFKQFQRQLEQRIALDAVPLPQLVQLYDLLVAWKEAQTTEQRSGLPEWVPLVGRKPTTDQADLLTLGDFWLTTAIAQGLIAPFASTEVSGLQQLDAKFQTLVTRNAQGQPDPNGDIWAAPYRWGTLMIAYRPKEFGELGWQPTDWSDLWRPELQGRISLLDSPRATIGMVLKELGQSVNSDRLDDAVASQLTTLHQQTKFYSSNAYLQPLLLGDTWAAVGWSTDILRIADSDRRIAAVVPASGTILTADLWVRPAGAPTNDASLASQWIDFCWQPETVIQLALLGLSASPQLLRTNRDTLPETLRANALLLPSADILESSEFLLPLSPDTIEEYRRLWAKVRQMG, encoded by the coding sequence ATGACCTTCAAGCGGCGATCGCTCTTACTGGGGTTAGGTGCGCTGGCACTCAGTTCCCTACTGCCAAGTTGCCGTTCTCAGACATCACCGAGTTTAAGTATTCAGATGTTAGAGAACTCCATTCCGGTGCAGTTGTTCAAGCAGTTTCAGCGTCAGTTAGAGCAACGTATCGCATTAGATGCAGTGCCCCTACCACAACTGGTTCAGTTGTATGACCTGTTGGTGGCCTGGAAGGAGGCTCAAACAACAGAGCAGAGAAGTGGCTTACCGGAGTGGGTGCCGCTCGTAGGCAGAAAACCAACGACTGATCAAGCCGATTTGTTGACGTTAGGCGACTTTTGGCTGACGACCGCGATCGCTCAGGGGTTAATTGCTCCCTTTGCATCGACAGAAGTGAGCGGCTTACAACAACTGGATGCCAAGTTTCAGACGTTAGTAACCCGCAACGCTCAGGGACAACCTGACCCTAATGGGGACATTTGGGCTGCCCCCTACCGTTGGGGCACGTTGATGATCGCCTATCGACCCAAGGAATTTGGAGAACTGGGTTGGCAACCTACAGACTGGAGTGACCTGTGGCGACCGGAGTTGCAGGGGCGAATTTCACTGCTGGATAGCCCCAGAGCCACAATTGGCATGGTGTTGAAAGAACTGGGACAATCGGTCAACAGCGATCGCCTGGATGATGCCGTTGCATCACAGCTAACCACGTTACACCAGCAGACAAAGTTTTATAGCTCCAATGCCTATCTACAACCACTGTTGCTCGGCGATACCTGGGCAGCCGTGGGTTGGTCTACTGACATTTTGCGCATAGCAGACAGCGATCGCCGGATTGCAGCTGTCGTTCCGGCATCAGGGACAATTTTGACGGCTGACCTGTGGGTGCGCCCCGCAGGAGCACCTACGAACGACGCTTCCCTTGCTTCTCAATGGATTGACTTTTGCTGGCAACCTGAGACAGTGATTCAGCTGGCTCTGTTGGGATTATCTGCCTCCCCCCAGCTACTCCGAACCAATCGCGACACTCTCCCCGAAACGCTCCGAGCAAACGCCCTGTTGCTGCCATCTGCCGACATTTTGGAGAGCAGCGAGTTTTTGCTGCCCCTATCACCCGATACTATCGAGGAATATCGTCGCCTCTGGGCTAAGGTTCGCCAAATGGGTTAG
- the cobT gene encoding nicotinate mononucleotide-dependent phosphoribosyltransferase CobT: protein MTTKIYTQPDLSQAWIERFQGQDAVFACVLGFTETGLLPGISAAGATPTDRQFTAIADAEFLYNGPQAHPQYPLPPLMAGASPTLISRAVVEGHALPTYIFNAGLRHAPTVPTIDLGGMPARCVSEGHALDLEIVHHLLQQGLMWGEKLAGQVPQGYLILGECVVGGTTTALALLTGLGWDATGKVNSSHPSCNHAQKWDIVQSGLARSPLLKSGVTSDPLKVVAAVGDPMQIVVAGMAIAASRTVGVLLAGGTQMLAVYALIQAIATTQNLSWDSHQVIVGTTRWVADDPTGDTVGLANLLNAPLIATNLSFANSRYAQLRAYEQGYVKEGVGAGGCAIASHLKGWSQPDLLYAIEALADRKLKLEQD, encoded by the coding sequence ATGACCACCAAAATCTACACCCAACCTGACTTAAGCCAAGCCTGGATTGAGCGATTTCAGGGACAAGATGCGGTTTTTGCCTGCGTGCTGGGGTTTACCGAGACAGGGTTGCTTCCGGGAATTTCGGCAGCGGGAGCCACTCCAACCGATCGCCAATTTACCGCGATCGCCGATGCTGAGTTTCTCTACAACGGTCCTCAAGCCCATCCCCAATATCCCTTACCGCCGCTCATGGCTGGGGCATCCCCGACGCTGATTTCACGAGCAGTGGTTGAGGGACATGCTCTGCCAACCTACATCTTCAACGCAGGGTTGAGACACGCTCCAACCGTGCCAACGATTGATTTAGGGGGCATGCCCGCTCGATGTGTCAGCGAAGGACATGCATTAGATTTGGAGATAGTACATCACCTGCTGCAACAGGGCTTGATGTGGGGTGAAAAACTGGCAGGCCAGGTGCCCCAGGGTTATTTAATCTTGGGAGAATGTGTTGTAGGCGGTACAACGACCGCACTCGCCCTATTGACTGGATTAGGTTGGGACGCAACTGGCAAAGTCAATAGCAGTCACCCCAGTTGCAACCACGCTCAAAAATGGGACATTGTGCAGTCAGGTTTAGCGCGATCGCCTCTCTTAAAATCTGGCGTAACGTCTGATCCACTGAAGGTCGTTGCAGCCGTGGGAGATCCCATGCAAATTGTCGTAGCAGGTATGGCGATCGCTGCCAGTCGCACAGTCGGGGTCTTGTTAGCCGGAGGCACCCAAATGCTGGCGGTCTACGCCCTGATACAGGCGATCGCCACAACCCAGAATCTTTCCTGGGATTCACACCAAGTCATCGTGGGCACAACTCGCTGGGTAGCAGACGATCCGACAGGAGACACGGTTGGCTTAGCCAACTTGCTGAATGCGCCTCTCATCGCCACAAATCTGAGCTTTGCTAATTCGCGTTATGCCCAACTGCGTGCCTATGAGCAGGGTTATGTCAAAGAAGGGGTCGGCGCAGGGGGATGTGCGATCGCTTCCCATCTCAAAGGGTGGAGTCAACCAGATTTGCTCTATGCCATCGAAGCGTTGGCAGACCGCAAACTCAAGCTTGAACAAGATTAA
- a CDS encoding DUF2232 domain-containing protein yields MSASPPNYPDDPIQPPAASEPQPDAADEQALWDELEATEVHPHQNRGSRTKRNGAGVKVTSPALVMVETAFLASTAGLLWLASYYLSLVPWMRIFFPAPIALVYLRWGPRAAWMSALVTGLLLSVLMGPYLSLLFIIPYGLLGVQLGAMWRRRSSWLFSISVGTLISTFGFFFRVWLLSIFLNEDLWAYLTNRISDLVRWALTRLVDWNLLDIGVLGQVNLPLVQAVTIGIVLFSDFVYLFTVHLASWLLLERVGNPIPDPPEWVQVLLEEE; encoded by the coding sequence ATGAGTGCTTCCCCTCCCAATTATCCAGATGACCCAATTCAACCTCCGGCGGCATCGGAGCCACAACCTGACGCCGCAGACGAACAGGCATTGTGGGATGAATTGGAGGCAACAGAGGTTCATCCCCACCAAAATCGGGGCAGTCGCACCAAACGCAATGGTGCGGGAGTAAAGGTCACCAGCCCAGCCCTGGTCATGGTGGAGACAGCGTTTCTGGCTAGCACTGCCGGATTGCTTTGGCTCGCCAGCTATTACCTGAGTCTGGTTCCCTGGATGAGAATCTTCTTTCCAGCCCCGATCGCCCTGGTGTACTTGCGTTGGGGACCGCGTGCTGCCTGGATGTCAGCTTTGGTGACGGGCTTACTGCTCTCGGTGCTGATGGGACCCTATCTCAGCCTGTTATTCATCATCCCCTACGGATTGCTGGGGGTGCAGCTAGGAGCCATGTGGCGTCGTCGCAGTTCCTGGCTGTTTTCCATTAGCGTAGGTACGTTAATCTCGACGTTTGGCTTCTTCTTTCGAGTCTGGTTACTCTCGATTTTCCTGAACGAAGATCTGTGGGCTTACCTGACCAATCGCATCTCAGATTTAGTGCGATGGGCACTCACTCGTTTAGTAGATTGGAACCTGTTGGATATCGGTGTTTTGGGACAGGTCAACCTGCCCTTAGTTCAAGCTGTCACGATTGGGATTGTCCTATTCAGTGATTTTGTCTACCTCTTCACCGTGCATCTTGCGTCATGGCTGTTGCTAGAGCGAGTAGGCAACCCCATTCCCGACCCGCCAGAGTGGGTGCAGGTGTTGTTAGAGGAAGAGTGA
- a CDS encoding proteasome-type protease encodes MTYCLGIITQYGLVIAADSRTNAGVDYISTYQKLFDFSKSGDRIILISTSGNLSITQAMLNALRYDLRQNEAENLYTFTRFYDIARYVGSKIRQIQEQDRPWLEREGIDYSCNCIVGGQVKGEDPELYLVYSQGNCIQAMPETPFLQIGETKYGKPILDRTLTFETSLEDAAKCAILSIDSTMKSNISVGPPINLVMYEAHSFTIKHQLRLRIGDPYLAEIRKVWEKCLKHAFDEMPNLNWAHIQDPGIDDIFTD; translated from the coding sequence ATGACCTACTGCCTCGGCATCATTACTCAATATGGACTCGTGATTGCGGCTGACTCTCGCACCAATGCCGGAGTAGATTATATTTCGACCTATCAAAAGCTGTTTGATTTTTCAAAATCGGGCGATCGCATTATTTTGATTAGCACTTCGGGCAACCTCTCCATTACCCAGGCGATGTTGAATGCGCTGCGCTATGACTTGAGACAAAATGAAGCGGAGAATCTTTACACCTTTACCCGGTTTTACGACATCGCTCGTTATGTCGGCAGCAAAATTCGGCAAATTCAAGAGCAAGACCGTCCCTGGCTAGAGCGGGAGGGCATTGACTACAGTTGTAACTGCATTGTGGGTGGACAGGTCAAAGGCGAAGACCCCGAACTCTATCTGGTCTACAGTCAGGGCAACTGCATTCAAGCCATGCCCGAAACCCCATTTCTGCAAATTGGCGAAACCAAGTATGGCAAACCCATTCTCGATCGCACCCTAACCTTTGAAACGTCGCTTGAAGATGCGGCAAAGTGCGCCATTCTCTCGATCGACTCCACCATGAAGTCCAACATTTCAGTGGGTCCGCCGATCAATCTGGTGATGTATGAGGCGCACAGTTTCACGATCAAACATCAGTTGCGGCTGCGAATTGGTGACCCTTACCTAGCGGAGATTCGCAAAGTTTGGGAGAAGTGCCTGAAACATGCGTTTGATGAAATGCCTAATTTGAATTGGGCACACATTCAAGACCCAGGCATCGACGATATTTTCACCGATTAA
- a CDS encoding DUF4058 family protein, with the protein MKPKFPGMNPYLESPELWSEVHF; encoded by the coding sequence ATGAAACCAAAGTTTCCCGGCATGAACCCTTACCTTGAGTCGCCTGAGTTGTGGTCAGAGGTTCACTTCTAG
- a CDS encoding BrnA antitoxin family protein, whose translation MTTITIRIPEDVIEDLKRVAPLLGFSGYQPLVRAYIGQGLRADLERLEGDTVSALIDSLKRRGVSNEVIQEALGEVTQR comes from the coding sequence ATGACGACGATCACCATTCGGATTCCCGAAGATGTGATTGAAGATTTGAAACGAGTTGCCCCATTGCTTGGATTTTCGGGCTATCAACCCCTTGTGCGTGCTTATATTGGGCAAGGACTTCGGGCTGATTTAGAACGTTTAGAAGGAGATACAGTTTCTGCCCTGATTGACAGCTTAAAGCGTCGAGGTGTGAGTAATGAAGTCATCCAGGAAGCACTGGGCGAAGTGACCCAACGATAG
- a CDS encoding ankyrin repeat domain-containing protein gives MKTEFWIAIGILIIIPIANSIVKTITTKLSLLVASAPPSLWVAASEGNIEQVRAYLKEKVDLNQLDMHGKTPLHWAILKGHEDITRFLVEAGADVHQKDKYGESLLNMAAMRGSIRMTQFLLAHGALMELSAAALLGKQDYFEEYLHQGGSLYLERAEMFLLHLLSMLGDYPNIAQLLIDAGADVNAKTQSPEITPLMAAATAGHKDIADLLIQSGARIDAKAKDFQTSLHYAACRGHVDLVELLVEKGADVNADSNGGTPLCMAAENGHHNVAELLINYGANINEGGKSALPPIHRATLNNQIEIVELLIRNGANVNARYGVFGWTPLFYAESSEMRDLLKYYGVNSRMYWWAEIFAN, from the coding sequence ATGAAAACTGAATTCTGGATAGCCATAGGAATTCTGATTATCATTCCGATTGCCAACTCAATTGTCAAAACGATTACAACTAAATTATCCTTACTAGTTGCCTCCGCTCCTCCAAGTCTATGGGTAGCTGCATCAGAGGGAAACATTGAGCAAGTTAGAGCATATTTAAAGGAAAAAGTTGACCTGAATCAACTGGATATGCATGGAAAAACACCTCTGCATTGGGCAATTCTAAAAGGTCATGAAGATATTACAAGATTCCTTGTTGAAGCAGGAGCAGATGTTCATCAAAAGGATAAATATGGTGAATCACTTTTAAACATGGCAGCGATGAGAGGCTCAATTAGAATGACCCAATTCCTACTCGCTCATGGTGCATTAATGGAGCTTTCTGCTGCTGCATTATTGGGAAAGCAGGATTACTTTGAAGAATATCTACATCAAGGTGGGAGTCTTTATTTAGAGCGAGCAGAGATGTTTTTGTTACATCTGCTTTCTATGCTGGGAGACTATCCTAATATCGCTCAATTGTTGATTGATGCAGGAGCTGATGTTAACGCCAAAACTCAGTCCCCTGAAATCACTCCACTGATGGCTGCTGCCACTGCTGGACACAAAGATATAGCAGATTTATTAATTCAATCAGGAGCGAGAATTGATGCTAAAGCCAAAGATTTTCAGACTTCTTTGCATTATGCCGCATGTAGAGGACATGTTGATTTAGTAGAGCTTTTGGTAGAGAAGGGTGCTGATGTAAATGCAGATAGTAATGGGGGAACTCCATTATGTATGGCGGCGGAAAATGGGCATCATAATGTTGCTGAATTACTGATTAATTATGGGGCAAATATTAATGAAGGAGGTAAATCAGCATTGCCGCCAATACATCGAGCGACTCTTAATAATCAGATAGAAATTGTTGAATTATTAATTAGAAATGGTGCAAATGTTAATGCCAGATATGGTGTTTTTGGGTGGACACCATTGTTCTATGCAGAATCTTCAGAAATGAGGGATTTATTAAAGTATTACGGCGTAAATAGCCGAATGTATTGGTGGGCAGAAATATTTGCAAATTAA
- a CDS encoding DUF433 domain-containing protein, protein MNLLLEREAPPLREDETGAIRVGETRVLLETVIRAFQDGASPESIVHRYSTLSLSDVYNTIGYYLRHQANVEEYLRQREQLADTVRRRLSSIQPDLSLIRTRLLNQQNP, encoded by the coding sequence ATGAACCTTCTTCTAGAGCGTGAGGCACCGCCCCTACGTGAGGATGAAACAGGAGCAATCCGAGTTGGGGAAACAAGGGTTTTACTGGAGACTGTCATCCGAGCGTTTCAAGATGGTGCATCTCCTGAATCCATCGTTCATCGCTACTCAACCTTATCGTTGTCTGATGTCTATAACACAATCGGTTACTACCTTCGACATCAGGCAAATGTAGAAGAGTATCTACGTCAGAGAGAACAATTGGCGGATACTGTACGACGAAGATTATCTAGCATTCAGCCTGATTTGAGTCTCATTCGCACTCGTTTATTAAACCAACAAAATCCATAA
- a CDS encoding DUF5615 family PIN-like protein, which translates to MLSFLSDENFNGDIVRGLFLRQPDLDLLRVQDVGLREVDDPAILMWAASNDRILITHDRATMPNFAYDRLVRGEPMAGLFVVDDRMPIRQAIDELLLLVNESELAEWQGIVLYLPL; encoded by the coding sequence ATGTTGAGTTTTTTGAGTGATGAAAACTTTAACGGTGATATTGTTCGAGGGCTGTTTCTGCGTCAGCCCGATCTTGATTTGCTCCGAGTTCAAGATGTCGGTTTACGAGAAGTAGATGATCCCGCAATTTTGATGTGGGCAGCCAGTAACGATCGCATTCTTATTACACATGATCGGGCAACAATGCCAAACTTTGCCTATGACCGCTTAGTTCGAGGAGAGCCGATGGCAGGGTTATTTGTGGTGGATGACCGAATGCCCATTCGTCAGGCAATCGATGAGTTGTTGCTGCTGGTCAATGAGAGTGAACTAGCAGAATGGCAGGGAATTGTTTTGTACTTACCACTCTGA
- a CDS encoding transglutaminase family protein, whose product MRYSIVHTTTYTYDRPVSLLPHVVRLRPRCDVTQSLRHFSVEVKPDPLQITENVDLDGNSILKIWFAPELETDHLAIALTSDVETHRDNPFIYLLEPWATQLPFDYPTSLAQQLQPYLTGQLALGQAIDPIALQLAQEIHHQTGGNVISFLSELNQRIYQTCEYTIRETGEPLSPGITWSQKVGSCRDVTVLFMEVCRAIGLAARFVSGYQEGDSDTTEFHLHAWAEVYLPGAGWRGYDPTHGLAVSDRHIALAASAIPSYAAPVTGAVRGSVRSELSYHLTLKRLD is encoded by the coding sequence TTGAGATACTCCATCGTCCATACCACGACCTACACCTACGATCGCCCTGTTAGCCTGCTGCCTCATGTGGTGCGGTTGCGTCCCCGTTGTGATGTAACTCAGTCCCTCAGGCACTTCTCAGTGGAGGTGAAACCTGACCCCCTGCAAATCACCGAAAACGTTGATCTAGACGGCAACTCGATTCTCAAAATTTGGTTTGCTCCAGAGCTAGAAACCGATCATCTGGCGATCGCTCTCACCTCTGACGTCGAAACCCATCGCGACAATCCCTTCATCTACCTGCTGGAACCGTGGGCAACGCAATTGCCGTTTGACTATCCCACCTCATTAGCCCAACAACTGCAACCCTATCTCACCGGACAACTGGCACTGGGACAGGCGATCGACCCGATCGCCCTGCAACTCGCTCAAGAGATTCACCACCAGACCGGAGGCAATGTCATCTCGTTTCTGTCAGAACTGAATCAGCGCATCTACCAGACTTGCGAGTATACCATCCGAGAAACCGGAGAACCCCTATCCCCCGGCATCACCTGGAGCCAAAAAGTCGGATCATGTCGAGATGTGACGGTGCTGTTTATGGAAGTGTGTCGGGCGATCGGGCTAGCCGCACGGTTTGTCAGTGGCTATCAGGAAGGCGACTCTGACACTACGGAGTTTCACCTGCACGCCTGGGCAGAAGTTTACCTACCGGGAGCAGGTTGGCGGGGCTATGACCCGACGCATGGGCTAGCCGTGAGCGATCGCCATATTGCGTTGGCGGCGAGTGCGATTCCAAGCTATGCCGCTCCGGTGACGGGAGCCGTGCGGGGCAGTGTGCGATCGGAGTTGAGCTATCACTTGACCTTGAAGCGATTAGACTAA
- a CDS encoding alpha-E domain-containing protein, whose product MLSRVADSIYWLTRYVERAENVARFVDVNLNLLLDSPAGFGEQWEPLILTTGDLALFQERYGELTAENVIQFLTFDRSYPNSIISCVQAARENARTVREVISSEMWEQVNAFYFMVQDAPQKHSLSELSGFFTEVKMASHLFAGVMDATMSHNEGWHFGQIGRMLERADKTARILDVKYFILLPSIKDVGGALDELQWIALLRSASSYEMYRKCQHRITPSSVAEFLILNREFPRSIQCCLMEAERSLHCITGNTAGTWRTPPERTLGRLRSELDYLTIDEITERGLHEFLDDLQSRVNTVGNDIFETFFALQPLHSA is encoded by the coding sequence ATGCTAAGTCGTGTTGCTGATTCCATTTATTGGTTGACTCGTTATGTAGAACGGGCTGAGAATGTCGCTCGGTTCGTGGATGTCAACCTCAACTTACTGCTGGATTCTCCTGCTGGGTTCGGCGAACAGTGGGAACCGCTGATCTTAACGACCGGAGATTTAGCCCTGTTTCAAGAGCGGTATGGTGAGTTAACGGCTGAGAATGTGATTCAATTTCTCACGTTCGATCGCAGCTATCCCAACTCGATCATTTCCTGTGTGCAAGCCGCACGGGAGAATGCTCGGACGGTGCGAGAAGTTATCTCTTCAGAAATGTGGGAACAGGTCAACGCCTTCTACTTCATGGTGCAGGATGCCCCTCAAAAGCACAGTCTATCGGAGTTGTCAGGCTTCTTCACGGAAGTCAAAATGGCAAGTCACCTGTTTGCTGGAGTGATGGATGCCACCATGTCGCACAACGAGGGATGGCATTTTGGGCAAATCGGCAGAATGTTGGAACGCGCCGATAAGACGGCTCGCATTCTCGACGTGAAGTACTTCATCCTGTTGCCCTCCATCAAGGATGTGGGGGGTGCGCTGGATGAATTGCAGTGGATTGCGCTGCTGCGATCGGCGAGTAGTTATGAGATGTATCGCAAGTGCCAACACCGCATCACCCCCTCTAGCGTGGCGGAGTTCTTGATTCTCAATCGGGAGTTTCCCCGATCGATTCAGTGTTGTTTGATGGAGGCAGAGCGATCGCTCCATTGCATCACAGGCAACACCGCAGGCACCTGGCGCACACCCCCAGAACGCACCCTGGGACGGTTGCGATCGGAACTGGATTACCTGACGATTGATGAGATTACCGAACGAGGGCTACACGAATTTCTGGACGATTTGCAGAGCCGTGTCAACACCGTCGGCAATGATATTTTTGAAACGTTCTTTGCCCTACAACCCTTGCACTCGGCTTGA